A genomic segment from Osmerus mordax isolate fOsmMor3 chromosome 5, fOsmMor3.pri, whole genome shotgun sequence encodes:
- the dna2 gene encoding DNA replication ATP-dependent helicase/nuclease DNA2: MNRSKVKKTSTWIRGQQSNISSFFSSKIENSSPQKITEQEKSDVAISSERSPLGILENILSSPDLMTVPETPDSQIRPPQQSSKLPEDQLSQSPVSRMPGSRGICSIKATCRLSMRNKTSSPATNIAPALVSPDLVPAQGQTGRKKADLFMGSGSVKRLFHSEDVQTPKRARTSSKPVTRPSLSTLQHTRLPGDGFLEECLQVIGRSDSSGILSKGALKKSKSGQIVLTDKGKIKKEMTSLRPLSVSSSSVSSKSNSGSMRQVAAQKEESVFTVITEPTATVKANSPTNVKDDGSHVISKKTDQHIGKLPLREGLASPCLPEPLSNKQEVNKQADGEEPDGTGVTSSEKGQVRTEGADGKGVTPSEDHLEGLVEGWLDDQMEQSFNNIKEDQDKSKMGKKNIIPDHVILSPGENNRYWVLDVQEVPGSRGALEKHLTITCSNTLQPTHTCILRDGWVSSPVSRRDVVHLEGRCDSGTWLVDRDSGFLVLLPDLLVSGTSISSGIRCMRRAVLGEMFKSFDGGSKQMLNGTMVHEIFQKAAMRGDFSITTLQQLANQALLSPNYLGDMYSLNLRQEDMRQEVWDYLPALADWARDYLHTSSQAGQKQIILKLPSDGAMSRQDSACSVTVAEVVDIEENVWSPRFGLKGKIDVTARVRIQRRGRAPVERLMPLELKTGRESNSIEHRSQVILYTLMSLERRCDAEAGLLLYLKTGSLLPIVGNHMDRRELLKLRNTLAHHLGNTVVKGAGQTRLSALPDIITDRQTCKYCPQSRNCGLYDRAVESRLPDYASHDAVQAFLEQESGHVMESHLQYFSHWLLLCSLEAVTMETKNGRKRVWLQTAEEREKRGGCVGNLQLIGEVKAQSDGVFIHRFERRSGAADQTVSGLAVGDRVVVSDEKLQLVAVATGYVCDVASRTVSCTLDRDLSRHSGVVFRLDHDEGVTGLSTHLVNLSKLMENSPPSLRLRELIVDFRPPQFISSLSSVLPHEAKDTVANILKGLNKPQKQAMKKVLLCKDYTLIVGMPGTGKTTTICTLVRILYACGFSVLLTSYTHSAVDNILLKLRRFKVGFLRLGRSQKVHPDILAYTEERGRADGIHTLPELEQFYNKELVVATTCMGVKHPIFTRRRFDFCIVDEASQICQPVCLGPLFYAERFVLVGDHQQLPPIVQNQEARSLGMDESLFKRLEHHKEAVVQLTVQYRMNSKIMSLSNTLMYEGRLECGSERTASGLLALPHLETVQSELELCLTRPEDRAWIQAALLPNNPVCFLDTILVPAGETVEQGGVSNQTEAVLVHRLLSMVLKAGCRASDIGVIAPYRQQLKTISGLLVGSEFKGVEVNTVDKYQGRDKSLIIVSFVRSHPDGNLGELLKDWRRLNVAITRAKHKLLMLGSIPTLRRYAPLEKLLNHLQQENMIFQLPLAAHEVLPIMHL, encoded by the exons ATGAATAGGAGCAAGGTTAAGAAAACCTCG ACTTGGATCCGAGGCCAACAAAGTAACATCTCCTCATTTTTCTCTTCAAAGATAGAG AACTCATCCCCTCAAAAGATCACTGAGCAAGAGAAGTCGGACGTCGCCATCTCGTCCGAGCGCAGTCCTCTTGGAATCTTGGAGaatatcctctcctccccggaCCTCATGACTGTTCCTGAGACTCCTGACAGCCAGATCAGGCCCCCACAGCAATCTAGCAAGCTCCCTGAAGATCAACTTTCCCAGTCTCCTGTCAGCCGCATGCCAGGCTCTAGAGGGATCTGCTCAATAAAGGCAACTTGTAGATTATCAATGAGAAATAAGACAAGCTCACCAGCCACAAACATAGCTCCAGCACTGGTCTCTCCAGACCTAGTTCCAGCCCAGggccagacaggcaggaaaAAGGCTGACCTGTTTATGGGCTCTGGGTCTGTGAAGAGGCTTTTCCATTCAGAGGATGTTCAGACACCCAAGCGAGCAAGGACCAGCAGCAAGCCAGTCACAAGGCCTTCCCTTAGCACACTGCAGCACACTCGCCTCCCTGGTGATGGCTTTCTGGAGGAATGCCTGCAGGTGATTGGTCGGTCAGACAGTTCAGGCATTTTAAGTAAAGGTGCCCTGAAGAAGTCCAAGTCTGGTCAGATTGTATTGACAGACAAGGGGAAGATTAAAAAGGAGATGACATCGTTAAGGCCACTGTCTGTATCGTCCTCCAGTGTGTCATCCAAGAGCAACTCTGGGTCCATGAGACAGGTTGCAGCACAGAAAGAGGAGAGTGTGTTCACTGTTATCACAGAGCCGACAGCTACTGTGAAAGCGAACAGCCCCACTAACGTTAAAGACGACGGCAGTCATGTGATTTCCAAGAAGACTGATCAGCATATTGGAAAGCTGCCACTAAGGGAAGGGCTAGCTTCTCCATGTCTACCTGAGCCCCTGAGTAacaaacaggaagtaaacaagCAAGCGGATGGAGAGGAACCTGATGGGACAGGTGTGACATCCTCAGAGAAAGGACAGGTGAGGACAGAGGGTGCTGATGGGAAGGGTGTGACACCATCAGAAGACCATCTTGAGGGTCTGGTAGAAGGCTGGCTTGATGACCAGATGGAACAAAGTTTCAATAATATCAAGGAGGACCAGGACAAGTCCAAAATGGG GAAAAAGAACATCATCCCAGACCATGTGATCTTGAGCCCAGGTGAGAACAACCGGTACTGGGTTCTAGATGTCCAGGAAGTCCCTGGATCTAGAGGAGCTCTGGAGAAACACCTTACCATCACCTGCTCCAACACCctccagcccacacacacctgcatcctCCGAGACGGATG GGTGTCGAGCCCTGTGTCGCGGAGGGACGTGGTTCACCTTGAAGGCAGGTGTGATTCTGGCACCTGGTTGGTGGACAGAGACTCTGGCTTCCTGGTCCTACTCCCTGACCTGCTGGTCTCTGGCACCAGCATTTCCAGCGGGATCCGCTGCATGAGGCGTGCCGTGCTGGGGGAGATGTTCAAG AGTTTTGACGGCGGCTCTAAACAAATGCTGAATGGAACCATGGTTCATGAGATTTTCCAGAAGGCCGCTATGAGGGGAGACTTTTCCATAACGACTTTGCAGCAACTTGCCAATCAAGCACTGCTGAGCCCCAACTACCTTGGAGACAT gtacAGTCTGAATCTGAGGCAGGAAGACATGAGGCAGGAGGTGTGGGATTACCTGCCTGCCCTAGCCGACTGGGCTAGGGACTACCTCCACACTTCCTCTCAGGCCGGACAGAAACAGATCATCCTCAAGCT GCCCAGTGACGGGGCTATGAGCAGGCAGGACTCTGCATGCAGCGTCACGGTAGCTGAGGTGGTGGACATCGAGGAGAACGTGTGGTCGCCCAGGTTCGGTCTGAAGGGGAAGATCGACGTGACGGCCCGGGTCCGGATCCAGCGCCGTGGCCGAGCCCCAGTGGAGCGGCTCATGCCCCTGGAGCTGAAGACCGGAAGAGAGTCCAACTCTATAGAGCACCGCAGCCAG GTTATCCTGTACACTCTGATGAGTCTGGAGAGGCGTTGTGATGCGGAGGCGGGCCTCCTGCTCTACCTGAAGACTGGCAGCCTGCTCCCCATAGTGGGCAACCACATGGACCGAAGAG AACTGTTGAAGCTACGGAACACACTGGCTCATCACCTGGGAAACACTGTAGTGAAGGGCGCGGGACAGACTCGGCTCTCCGCCCTTCCTGACATcattacagacagacagacttgcaAGTACTGCCCCCAGAGCAGGAACTGTGGGCTCTATGACCG GGCTGTTGAGAGTAGATTGCCGGACTATGCCTCCCATGATGCCGTGCAGGCCTTTCTGGAGCAGGAGAGTGGTCATGTGATGGAGTCTCACCTGCAGTACTTCAGCCACTGGCTTCTCCTCTGCAGCCTGGAGGCGGTCACTATGGAGACCAAGAATGGCCGCAAACGTGTCTGGCTGCAAACcgcagaggagag ggagaagagaggagggtgtgtcggGAACCTTCAGCTGATTGGTGAGGTGAAAGCCCAATCAGATGGAGTGTTCATCCACCGCTTTGAGCGGCGAAGCGGAGCTGCCGACCAAACTGTGAGCGGACTGGCCGTTGGTGACCGGGTTGTTGTGAGCGACGAAAAGTTGCAGCTGGTCGCCGTGGCAACCGGATACGTGTGTGATGTTGCTAGTAGGACAGTCAGCTGCACTCTGGACAG GGATCTGTCCAGGCACAGTGGGGTGGTGTTCCGTCTGGACCATGATGAAGGAGTGACCGGCCTGTCCACACATCTGGTCAACCTCTCCAAGCTCATGGAGAACAGCCCTCCCAG tCTGAGGCTGAGGGAGCTGATTGTGGACTTCCGTCCTCCCCAGTTCATTTCCAGTCTGAGCAGCGTGCTACCCCACGAGGCCAAGGATACCGTGGCTAACATCCTCAAAG ggctCAACAAGCCTCAGAAGCAGGCCATGAAGAAGGTGCTACTGTGTAAAGACTACACCCTGATAGTGGGTATGCCTGGCACGGGCAAAACCACCACAATCTGTACCCTT GTACGCATCTTGTATGCATGTGGCTTCAGTGTGCTACTGACCAGCTACACCCACTCTGCTGTGGACAACATCCTGTTGAAGCTGCGCAGGTTCAAGGTGGGATTCCTACGCCTAGGGCGGAGTCAGAAGGTCCACCCAGACATCCTGGCCTATAccgaggagagggggcgggccGACGGCATACACACCCTCCCCGAACTGGAGCAGTTCTACAACAAGGag CTCGTAGTGGCCACCACCTGTATGGGAGTCAAACACCCCATCTTCACCCGCCGTCGATTCGACTTCTGCATCGTGGACGAGGCATCTCAGATCTGCCAGCCCGTGTGCCTGGGACCGCTGTTCTACGCCGAGCGCTTTGTCCTGGTGGGAGACCACCAGCAGCTGCCCCCCATCGTCCAGAACCAGGAGGCCAG GTCTCTGGGGATGGACGAGAGCCTGTTCAAACGACTGGAGCACCACAAGGAGGCGGTGGTCCAGCTGACTGTTCAGTACAGAATGAACAG TAAGATCATGTCCCTCAGTAACACGCTAATGTACGAGGGGAGGTTGGAGTGTGGCTCAGAGCGCACCGCCAGCGGCCTCCTCGCCCTGCCCCACCTAGAAACTGTCCAATCAGAGCTGGAGCTCTGCCTCACCCGCCCAGAGGACCGGGCCTGGATACAAGCTGCCCTGCTACCAAACAACCCTGTCTGCTTCCTGGACACTATCCTG GTGCCAGCAGGAGAGACGGTGGAGCAGGGAGGCGTCAGCAACCAGACGGAGGCAGTCCTGGTCCACCGTCTGCTCAGCATGGTGCTCAAG
- the si:zfos-1056e6.1 gene encoding uncharacterized protein si:zfos-1056e6.1, which translates to MSNLVYDERHCLLKTWIALKRLDQNDERVIALREVSIPKGTDVTSVKQIVASDFGFSLANRALKLRNHRGCLIPLNSSIPANSKHMPYVLEVANIFQHVSPKPRTTATTEINKSMKTRLQSIVRKIERLDELLPQIQLRRHDKFNQEIELLTQKLRFLHKRMQVAEAHGWRGMLVRTPMW; encoded by the exons ATGTCAAATTTAGTTTATGATGAGCGTCATTGTTTATTAAAGACTTGGATTGCACTGAAGAGACTAGACCAAAATG ATGAACGAGTCATTGCCCTGAGGGAGGTGTCCATTCCTAAGGGGACAGATGTCACTTCTGTTAAACAG atTGTAGCCAGTGATTTTGGATTCAGTTTAGCAAATAGGGCATTGAAG TTGAGGAACCACAGAGGCTGTCTGATTCCACTCAACAGCTCTATCCCTGCGAACAGCAAGCACAT GCCCTATGTGCTGGAGGTGGCAAATATATTCCAGCATG TTTCTCCAAAACCAAGAACAACTGCCACGACAGAgatcaataaaagcatgaagacAAGACTACAGAGTATTGTCAGGAAG ATTGAAAGACTTGACGAGCTTCTTCCTCAAATACAATTAAGACGTCATGACAAATTCAACCAG GAGATTGAGTTGTTGACCCAGAAGCTGAGATTCCTTCATAAGAGAATGCAG GTGGCAGAGGCTCATGGCTGGAGGGGCATGCTTGTCAGAACCCCTATGTGGTAA
- the ppm1g gene encoding protein phosphatase 1G, whose product MGAYLSQPNTAKTSSDGGNKKMSYGFSAMQGWRVSMEDAHNCIPELDEETAMFAVYDGHGGEEVALYCSKYLPDVIKEQKTYKDGKLQKALEDAFMAIDGKITTEEVIKELVQIAGRPTEEAPNEKVAEEDDLENEEAALLHEEATMTIEELLVRYGQNLNALKHKKACSEAKRESGDGDTPDGCHTGDKVLNGELEGETDSNGKAGSGASKLRACRRGAAVAASGGPGDGNSSAGAGGGEKPSKVEGDAGPSCSSSAQPQAPGDTKSKFFEDSDESGEEEEEEGSDEEDGSEEDEGEYSSDNEEDTEEGEDSDEEEEEMCLPGMDGKEEPGSDSGTTAVVALIRGKQLIVANAGDSRCVVSEKGKAVDMSYDHKPEDELELARIKNAGGKVTMDGRVNGGLNLSRAVGDHFYKRNKALPAEEQMISAMPDVKVLTLNEENDFMVIACDGIWNVLSSQEVVDFVSQRIKPNDKGVVRPLSSIVEELLDHCLAPDTSGDGTGCDNMTCMIVTFGPHPCSGQAEGTKKRKPEEIVSEKNGNDCKKAKSE is encoded by the exons ATGGGAGCTTACCTGTCTCAACCTAACACGGCCAAGACCTCGTCCGATGGCGGCAACAAGAAGATGAGCTACGGCTTCTCGGCCATGCAGGGCTGGCGGGTTTCTATGGAG GATGCCCACAACTGCATCCCAGAGCTGGACGAAGAAACGGCCATGTTTGCTGTGTATGATGGACATGGAG GTGAGGAGGTCGCATTGTACTGTTCTAAGTACTTGCCTGACGTTATCAAGGAGCAGAAAACGTATAAAGACGGAAAACTGCAAAAG GCCCTGGAGGATGCATTTATGGCCATTGACGGTAAAATCACCACTGAGGAAGTAATCAAGGAGCTGGTGCAGATCGCAGGCCGACCCACAGAGGAGGCGCCCAATGAGAAAGTGGCTGAAGAGGATGACT TGGAGAACGAGGAGGCAGCTTTGCTCCACGAGGAGGCCACCATGACCATCGAAGAGCTGTTGGTGCGCTACGGCCAGAACCTGAATGCCCTCAAACACAAGAAGGCCTGTTCCGAAGCCAAAAGAGAGTCTGGGGATGGAGATACCCCTGACGGCTGCCACACTGGGGACAAGGTCCTTAacggggagctggagggagagacggacagcAATGGCAAAGCCGGGTCTGGGGCCTCTAAGCTGAgggcctgcaggagaggagcagcGGTGGCAGCATCAGGGGGACCAGGCGATGGCAACTCCTCTGcaggtgcaggtggaggagagaagcccaGCAAGGTGGAGGGAGATGCGGGCCCCTCCTGTTCTTCCTCTGCCCAACCCCAAGCTCCTGGAGACACCAAGTCCAAGTTCTTTGAGGACAGCGATGAgtcaggggaagaggaggaggaagaggggagtgatgaggag GATGGCAgtgaggaagatgagggtgaGTACAGCAGTGACAATGAAGAGGacactgaggagggagaggattctgacgaagaggaagaggagatgtgcCTACCAGGAATGGATGGGAAGGAAGAG CCGGGCTCAGATAGCGGGACCACGGCGGTGGTGGCTCTGATCCGGGGGAAGCAGCTGATCGTGGCCAATGCCGGGGACTCCCGCTGCGTGGTATCTGAGAAGGGCAAGGCTGTGGACATGTCCTACGACCACAAGCCGGAGGACGAGCTGGAGCTGGCCAGGATCAAAAACGCGGGCGGGAAGGTCACCATGGACGGACGCGTCAACGGAGGACTGAACCTCTCCAGAGCTGTCG GTGATCACTTCTATAAGAGAAACAAGGCCCTGCCAGCAGAGGAGCAGATGATCTCAGCCATGCCTGACGTCAAGGTCCTCACACTCAACGAGGAGAATGACTTCATGGTCATCGCCTGTGATGGCATCTG GAACGTTCTGAGCAGTCAGGAAGTGGTGGACTTTGTCAGTCAGAGAATCAAACCCAATGACAAAGGAGTGGTCAGACCCCTGTCTTCCATAGTGGAAGAG CTGCTGGACCACTGTCTGGCCCCTGACACCTCAGGAGATGGTACAGGATGTGACAACATGACCTGCATGATCGTAACCTTCGGCCCCCACCCCTGCTCAGGCCAGGCTGAGGGCACTAAAAAGAGAAAGCCAGAAGAGATTGTATCTGAGAAGAATGGAAATGACTGCAAAAAGGCCAAGAGTGAATAG